ctagtttttacgaaagcgactgccatctgaccttccaacccgaagggtaactaggccttattggaattagttcggtttcctcacgatgttttccttcaccgaaaagcgactggcaaatatcaaatgacatttcgcacataagtttcgaaaaactcattggtacgagccggggttcgaatccgcgacctccggatcgtaagtcgcacgttcttaccgctaggccaccagcgcttctatcTCTTGATATACtaaaagaaataaaaggctATTTGGTAACAAACGATTGTTTTCCTTACTTTTTCCTTTATGTCTTAATCATTTCACTCTTTGTGGCCTGATTAAAGAACATTGTTTCAGGGTATCTTGAACACGGTCTAATGGTAAAGGAAGCTACAAGACTTAGGAAGCATTATCTCAAGACAGATTCCTGGCGGTACGACCTAATATCTCTGCTTCCCACGGACATGGCATACTATTGGTGGAAACCGCAGAGCTGTGACTATGTTAGTAACTACCAGGTTCAATTAATTCAATTTACCCCCGTTCTTATAACAATTAATGTTAGATTATTAGATGAAGAACCCGCGTTGCGATGTAGCACTGTCCCACTGTGCGGTACGACAGATGCGAAACTTTGAATCACGAAATCCGCTACACCGCATCTACCTGGGTTCGTCGTCTTAAAATGTAACATTATTAGTCcttttttttacttatattcatataaaaacGTAACTTACTTCATTACCATAACTGTATTCATAACTTTTAAGTAAGTACATACCTCAAAAACAagactatatttatgttattcGGCACAAAATGCCTCAAAATAAAGACAGCAAAAACATAGCAGCAGTGCACGTTATTTAACATTGTCGTTACAGTTACAAATGTCAATATTGTTTGCGTTCTAGGATCGTTTACCGTGCCCTGTTATTGTGCGAATGAATCGACTGTTTCGCCTTCCTCGAATGTGGGAGTGGTTCGACCGCACCGAGACGGCCACCAGCTATCCAAACGCTTTCAGAATCTGCAAGGTCAGTACCGGAATAACGCAagtatttgaaaacaattaaaattagtaattaCTAAGTAAACTTGATTTTACAAGAATTGAGAATTATATAAACAATGAAATtggttaggtaataatagtacattacgatactagtgcgaaaagaaggaagttcgaaacgagtggcgataaattaaaacacgaccgaagggagtgttttaaatcgacacgagttacgaatttccttttcgcacgtgtatcgtacgacgtttttcagtacagatgagcctccgaagtttcgacctggcatataatgaaccacttctcgcactagtgcgtaaaaaaaacgccatctgtactgaaaaatatattttacattttatacttAGGTATTGACTTTCTTTTTACTTTACACGATAAACCTTTCGATATGAAAATGAATATACACAATAATATTTCAGGTCGTGATGGCCATTCTAGTTCTAATTCACTGGAATGCATGCCTTTATTTCGCGATAAGCTACGCAATCGGATTCGGCACCGACAACTGGGTATACAACATAACAGGTGGACGAAACGAAACGTTGGCTCATCAATacatttatagtttttattggTCTACCCTAACACTCACTACCATAGGAGAAACGCCTCAGCCTGAAATCGATCCGGAATACTTATTTGTTGTTGCGGACTTCCTTGCTGGCGTCCTAATTTTTGCTACGATTGTAGGTAATATCGGTTCAATGATATCAAACATGAACGTGGCTCGCGttgaatttcaaaataaaatggATGGCGTGAAACAGTACATGGCATTCAGAAAAGTGAGCGGGGAACTGGAGGCGAGAGTTATCAGATGGTTTGCATACACTTGGGCTCAGAGCGGCGCCCTGGACGAAGAGAACGTCCTGTCTTCATTACCTGATAAACTTAAAGCCGAAATTGCTATACGCGTTCACTTGGAGACTCTGCGGAAAGTGCAAATATTTCAAGATTGCGAGCCTGGTCTTCTTGAAGCACTTGTATTAAAGCTACGACTTCAGGTATTTAGTCCCGGAGATTACATTTGCCGCAAAGGAGATGTTGGAAAAGAGATGTACATTGTTAAACGGGGACGTCTACAGGTAGTGGCTGACGATGGCAAAACTGTGCTTGCAGTTCTAAGCGCCGGATCTGTCTTTGGAGAAGTAAGCGTTTTGGACATCGTTGGAAATCGCACCGGCAATCGTAGAACCGCCAATGTACGAGCACTGGGCTATTCTGACTTGTTTTGTTTGGGAAAAAGAGATCTTTGGGAAGCCTTGGCTGACTATCCCGATGCCCGGACTACGTTGACTGAACGTGGATGTCAACTTTTACGCAAGGTAATTTCTTGGACATTTTAAAGAACAAAACACCTACCTTGTGTATGTAACCATATTCCACTAATCGATTATTTTATAGGATGGTCTACTCGACGAGCAAGTTTTCCAGAAAGCTCAAAATACTCAATTGAGCCTAGAGGAAACCGTCAGCCAACTGGAAACTACAGTGGAAATACTCAATAACCGACTAGAAGGCTTGTTGAATGATATTGGTGAAGAACAAGCTAAAATTAAGCAAAAGCTCAGTCAGATAGAAATGAGGTATATTCTTATGTATCTGTCTCAAATTAGTAGCAATTGCGCAAAGCGATAGTGTATATGCAAAGCG
This genomic stretch from Leguminivora glycinivorella isolate SPB_JAAS2020 chromosome Z, LegGlyc_1.1, whole genome shotgun sequence harbors:
- the LOC125241965 gene encoding cyclic nucleotide-gated cation channel subunit A-like isoform X1, which codes for MNVNLCLQGVRTGRGPAMWAYIIAAARGDTRQTMARNPEEYTFSYRDGQVFMVSGPRMDEPGPSGVSTKEIFEDCSPPPSSKDCMSPLSTSKDICSSPPFSRDLKSPPVTSKNSIPLKSLTSPNHGVEDVIEICDDEGMGESQRPSWFRSALSRIRRAIRRRLSRQDSATPPDLFLDKYAATEFHDPQEPMYEAKRSKILCGLKLVFDPTQPGHYHWLAVVSLAILYNVVFVIGRAVFWELDTITVVWFVLDYICDAIYLVDTVVHVHEGYLEHGLMVKEATRLRKHYLKTDSWRYDLISLLPTDMAYYWWKPQSCDYDRLPCPVIVRMNRLFRLPRMWEWFDRTETATSYPNAFRICKVVMAILVLIHWNACLYFAISYAIGFGTDNWVYNITGGRNETLAHQYIYSFYWSTLTLTTIGETPQPEIDPEYLFVVADFLAGVLIFATIVGNIGSMISNMNVARVEFQNKMDGVKQYMAFRKVSGELEARVIRWFAYTWAQSGALDEENVLSSLPDKLKAEIAIRVHLETLRKVQIFQDCEPGLLEALVLKLRLQVFSPGDYICRKGDVGKEMYIVKRGRLQVVADDGKTVLAVLSAGSVFGEVSVLDIVGNRTGNRRTANVRALGYSDLFCLGKRDLWEALADYPDARTTLTERGCQLLRKDGLLDEQVFQKAQNTQLSLEETVSQLETTVEILNNRLEGLLNDIGEEQAKIKQKLSQIEMRVVDTEGEVITDDEDRTSSDGSEIRSEIARMSDSYECSELALSMSPSTSTVFLEKPVACRERGHSLSVERTPSLSYLAAQPRSKSLRIKKPPKDYSH
- the LOC125241965 gene encoding cyclic nucleotide-gated cation channel subunit A-like isoform X2, which encodes MSPVFTIQKIPLGNSLGPGMGESQRPSWFRSALSRIRRAIRRRLSRQDSATPPDLFLDKYAATEFHDPQEPMYEAKRSKILCGLKLVFDPTQPGHYHWLAVVSLAILYNVVFVIGRAVFWELDTITVVWFVLDYICDAIYLVDTVVHVHEGYLEHGLMVKEATRLRKHYLKTDSWRYDLISLLPTDMAYYWWKPQSCDYDRLPCPVIVRMNRLFRLPRMWEWFDRTETATSYPNAFRICKVVMAILVLIHWNACLYFAISYAIGFGTDNWVYNITGGRNETLAHQYIYSFYWSTLTLTTIGETPQPEIDPEYLFVVADFLAGVLIFATIVGNIGSMISNMNVARVEFQNKMDGVKQYMAFRKVSGELEARVIRWFAYTWAQSGALDEENVLSSLPDKLKAEIAIRVHLETLRKVQIFQDCEPGLLEALVLKLRLQVFSPGDYICRKGDVGKEMYIVKRGRLQVVADDGKTVLAVLSAGSVFGEVSVLDIVGNRTGNRRTANVRALGYSDLFCLGKRDLWEALADYPDARTTLTERGCQLLRKDGLLDEQVFQKAQNTQLSLEETVSQLETTVEILNNRLEGLLNDIGEEQAKIKQKLSQIEMRVVDTEGEVITDDEDRTSSDGSEIRSEIARMSDSYECSELALSMSPSTSTVFLEKPVACRERGHSLSVERTPSLSYLAAQPRSKSLRIKKPPKDYSH